Proteins encoded together in one Balearica regulorum gibbericeps isolate bBalReg1 chromosome 3, bBalReg1.pri, whole genome shotgun sequence window:
- the MGME1 gene encoding mitochondrial genome maintenance exonuclease 1 yields the protein MLLVRMKFLQLLSRKSGRLEMLFQIPFCQKQFPYLCLATSTCLYSKKKKVNSYEQVDQEKYKNLVCSVTSYKTSAQTPETIFEEDNLLYGPPAKHRPPVKAETKTPKNWVPLINPNKRIPLLNSDSTLPMKISLQKTKMPSVTRVLQQTMSPQQAFYLERWKQKMILELGKDGFAEYTKNLFLQGELFHAALESIFLSEDVAAKDQGEDVAISGYLSSVQHVLKDISEVKALESAVQHETLQYLGLVDCVAKYRGRLCVIDWKTSEKPKPSLKNTFDNPLQVAAYIGAINHDANYDFQVSCGLIVVAYKNGFPAHPHFMDPDLCSQYWNKWLLRLEEYMDRN from the exons ATGCTTCTCGTCAGAATGAAATTCCTACAGCTACTGTCCAGGAAATCTGGGAGActggaaatgctttttcaaatacCTTTTTGCCAAAAGCAATTCCCATATTTGTGTCTGGCTACCTCCACTTGTCTTTatagtaagaagaaaaaagtgaacagTTATGAACAAGTTGaccaagaaaaatacaagaactTGGTCTGCTCTGTTACATCTTACAAAACCAGCGCCCAAACACCAGAAACAATATTTGAAGAAGACAATTTGTTATATGGGCCACCAGCTAAACACAGACCTCCAGttaaagctgaaacaaaaactCCCAAGAACTGGGTTCCTTTAATAAACCCCAACAAGAGAATTCCGCTTCTCAACAGTGATTCAACCCTCCCCATGAAAATCTCTTTACAAAAAACGAAAATGCCCAGTGTTACCCGTGTTCTTCAACAGACTATGTCTCCACAGCAAGCCTTTTATCTGGAAAGATGGAAGCAGAAAATGATACTGGAACTTGGAAAAGATGGGTTTGCGGAGTATACTAAAA aTCTTTTCCTCCAAGGAGAGCTCTTTCATGCAGCTTTGGAATCTATATTCCTGTCTGAAGATGTGGCAGCTAAGGATCAGGGAGAAGATGTTGCTATTTCCGGCTACTTATCAAGTGTGCAACACGTCTTAAAAGATATCAGCGAAGTGAAAGCTCTGGAAAGTGCCGTTCAGCATGAGACTCTTCAGTATCTGGGCCTGGTAGACTGCGTGGCTAAGTATCG AGGCCGGTTGTGTGTGATTGACTGGAAAACTTCAGAGAAACCAAAGCCGTCTCTGAAGAATACTTTTGACAACCCACTACAGGTTGCAGCATATATTGGAGCCATAAATCATGATGCCAATTATGACTTCCAG GTTAGCTGTGGACTCATTGTGGTTGCCTATAAGAATGGCTTCCCTGCCCATCCGCATTTCATGGATCCTGATCTGTGTTCGCAGTACTGGAATAAGTGGCTTTTGCGCCTTGAAGAGTACATGGACAGAAACTGA